Genomic segment of Rattus norvegicus strain BN/NHsdMcwi chromosome 7, GRCr8, whole genome shotgun sequence:
CAGCTGCCTCAGTGGGCCTGGCCCGCGCGTCGGCCTGCAGCCGCCCCGGCTACCAACCCCGGTGCGGCCGCCATCTTTGTTTTCGCTGCGGACCCCCCCCACGCCACCGCCCCCTCGTCCTCCTGGTCACGTGGGCTCCGCGCAAGCCAATGGAAGCTCCGCGAGGGACAAGACGACGCGGCGGCCACCTCCAATGGGCGAGCGAGAACGCCGGAGAGCCCACCCACCCTAGAAGGTGAACAGAAGGGGGTGGGGTCCAGCAGGCGACCAGGAGAAGGGATGTGGGGTGTAGGGAGTCCGCCCTTGGAGAAGTACAATCAGTTCTGGGGTCTGGAGAGGTACCCAGACTTCAGACTCCTCGAGAGTGCAAAGCGCCCTTAGACTCCCATGTCGGGGGGTGTCTGTGCCAATGTGTACAAGAAGTTCAGGCTTGTGTGCGCAAGGCTCTGGCCTAGCTGACCAGAGTATTAGAACATAATCTTGAAAAACCCACCTACCACCACTCAACAAGATGCAAGTGCAGGAACAGCCAGCGAAGGATTGGGTACACTCCCTAACCCATCTCTTTATCCCAGCCTCAGAGTTGGAGAAAGAGTTGGAGTAGAAGAAAGTGGGGGGTCTTAAGTTTTATGACTTGCACAGACAAGAGGGTGTCAAACAGGTAGTAATCAAGTCAGTGCAGAGGGATGTACAGTTTCTGGGAATCGCTGAGGTACAGCCCTCTTCTGCCCTTTATGAATTCAGCCATCAGTTTGTGAAGGTCATTGCCCTAGAGGGCCACCTGCCAAGTCCACCAAGGATATATGCAAATTTACTATGTCCCAGGAAACCAAGGCCCAAAACTCTCTTCTCGGCAGAGAAGTTTTTAGTCTTTCTCtttactcttttaaaaatgtttttctttcttctttcttctttttcttttctttcatttttactttttgatacagggtctcactgtagatTGCACTGgccattctggaactcactctgtagaccagcttgGCCACCCGGAACTCACAAGAGATTGGCTTGTCTTTGCCTCCaaactgggattaaagacctgcaccaccatgcccagcacacCGGGATTCTCTTGGCAGGTCTGCCTGAATGCCAAAGTAAATGGTATCTTATGCTAATTACACATCACCTCTCTCCTTTACTCGGGGAAATCAGCTGATACCCTAGAGGCCTGAGGAAGCTAAGAATAAGCAGATTCCATACTCCTGTATATTCCTAATGTTTATTGGAAATCGGGCCTCTGACTCACAACCATGTTCCCCCCAGAATCAGGCCCCAAGTGTCCTAAAACCTGTTCTTTGCCTTCTAATTTAAGTAAGCTTCCACACATGCATGACCAGAGAAGGAATGTTTTGCCCCATTAGTGAAACTAGAAAGGCTCGCTTTAAGAGGAAGGATAGCTTATCCCAAGGAGAGAGGGCCTCTACATGTGGGCTGGTAGGAGGGGTAGTAGTAGTACCTGGCACAGAAGCACTGAGTTGCTGTCAGTGTCACAGTCACTCCCACTGCAGGCGCTGTGTGTGCAAGGCCCGGCAATAGGCCCAACTACCTGCAGCCAGGGCCCAACGACAGACATCCTCCTTTGGCAGCAGTAGCAGCCTGTCCTCTTCCAGCCGGCTCAAGAGGCCCGCCACACCCAGCATGGCACCCCCCCACATCCCATAAGTGTTGGCTGTGAAAACAGCTACAATGAGGATGGTCACTGCAACCACCAGCAGTACTGCCTGCCCAGCTACAGAGCATCCTTCAGGGCCAAGGTGGTCACCAGCCACTGCCAGCACCATGCCTCCTCCCAGAAGCAGGTTGGCAGAAGAGCGGTCCCCATTCACCCAGTGAAaatcaaaggccagaagaggcagaCCGATGACTGTGGCAACCCAAGCTCCAGCAAGACAGTCTTCATGTGTGTTCAGCTCTGGGGCCAACATAATGACGGCGGCTAAGGTCTGCAGCAGGAAGCCAGCAGCTGCTCCTCGACTGGACTGTTGACACCGGGAAAGATAGACATGTGAAGGGAAAAGAAGCCATTTAAAAGCAGCTACTTTTAAATAGGAAAGAGTTTGGGACTGTTTGGGCAAGGAGTCCTAGCCTTACATGCCTCCCATCACACTCTTTCTAGTGCAGGGATCTACAGTTTGTGAAAGTAAGAATACTCACCTGTACAGAGCTCACCGCTGCATGCAGAGACACCCCTGCCAACACCAGGTGGGACAGGGCAGTGCTCCATTCATTCCTGGGTTTGGAAACCAT
This window contains:
- the Tmem276 gene encoding transmembrane protein 276 isoform 1 precursor (isoform 1 precursor is encoded by transcript variant 2), with the translated sequence MVSKPRNEWSTALSHLVLAGVSLHAAVSSVQSSRGAAAGFLLQTLAAVIMLAPELNTHEDCLAGAWVATVIGLPLLAFDFHWVNGDRSSANLLLGGGMVLAVAGDHLGPEGCSVAGQAVLLVVAVTILIVAVFTANTYGMWGGAMLGVAGLLSRLEEDRLLLLPKEDVCRWALAAGSWAYCRALHTQRLQWE
- the Tmem276 gene encoding transmembrane protein 276 isoform 2 (isoform 2 is encoded by transcript variant 3) — protein: MLAPELNTHEDCLAGAWVATVIGLPLLAFDFHWVNGDRSSANLLLGGGMVLAVAGDHLGPEGCSVAGQAVLLVVAVTILIVAVFTANTYGMWGGAMLGVAGLLSRLEEDRLLLLPKEDVCRWALAAGSWAYCRALHTQRLQWE